Proteins from one Puntigrus tetrazona isolate hp1 chromosome 10, ASM1883169v1, whole genome shotgun sequence genomic window:
- the bach1b gene encoding transcription regulator protein BACH1b, translating to MSVENSKSFKFTFQSSVHSSHVLQCLNEQRKKDLLCDVTVVAETQSYRAHRAVLASCSDYFSARLSSHSPEGIILNLPDEVSSEGFEPLLDFAYTSKLIFTKENVLEIRNCASVLGFKNLDKACFDFLLPKFFDSSRNASKVQRKCCKTKCCKSRGAEISSVDGHDTVDEDKSLLQPSQLQLEVKEPSCPPSVAIEDVGKSCHGQEDTDYSFLCPKYRKFQIACGKERSCLDACDSKPMSLDKTEECPLNCLPCSSNEDGKEMLSCEKTPEDSPLPECCPLNPGPRTGQPLLAICNESTQSVCDSGPEDAVRPYAELKADRCGEQRSSEEIEVAKQLTFWPDSCQASRSDLGLVTKPLNLNCLKSCHPDPRAVECPFLQNFGAVGAHLYDGEGGPTSQGSPYVPSNQSGEDSDSFDTEGDSESYSSERVCEMALPLSVDQIVSLSRNDFQQMLKQQCLTREQLDVVHDIRRRSKNRIAARRCRKRKLDCIHNLECEIVKLRSEREKLTAERIKLNQMKMKAWESYSGLYERVCTEASLRPDQLQVLAKYSSPDCPLSAFLCPSQDLSQSPQASDPSTHTCCPRAKPPINSSTENTVAQSSSQNLLPLRVSEAPSHTCPPDASPLDCSSVVKLATELLIGGHETDQLQN from the exons ATGTCGGTGGAAAACTCCAAGTCGTTTAAGTTCACCTTCCAGTCGTCTGTGCACAGTTCCCACGTCCTGCAGTGTCTGAATGAGCAGAGAAAGAAGGATCTTCTGTGTGACGTGACTGTTGTGGCCGAGACCCAGAGTTATCGGGCCCACCGGGCAGTCCTGGCGTCCTGCAGTGATTATTTCAGCGCTCGTTTGTCCAGTCATTCACCTGAAGGAATTATCCTAAACCTTCCTGATGAG gtttCCTCTGAGGGATTTGAACCCTTGCTGGACTTTGCCTACACCTCAAAACTCATCTTCACCAAAGAGAACGTGCTGGAAATCCGCAACTGTGCCTCTGTTCTTGGTTTCAAGAACTTGGACAAAGCCTGCTTTGACTTCCTTCTCCCCAAGTTCTTTGACAGCAGCAGAAATGCATCCAAAGTCCAGAGAAAGTGCTGCAAAACCAAATGCTGCAAATCACGAGGGGCTGAAATCAGCTCGGTCGATGGGCATGACACTGTCGATGAAGACAAATCATTACTTCAGCCCTCTCAGTTGCAGCTTGAAGTCAAAGAGCCATCTTGTCCTCCCTCGGTGGCCATCGAGGACGTCGGAAAAAGCTGTCACGGCCAGGAAGACACCGATTACTCCTTTCTGTGCCCAAAGTACCGGAAGTTTCAAATAGCTTGCGGGAAAGAGCGATCCTGTCTGGATGCTTGCGACTCAAAACCCATGTCCCTTGACAAGACAGAAGAATGTCCTTTAAACTGCCTGCCTTGCTCAAGCAATGAAGACGGCAAGGAGATGTTATCGTGCGAAAAGACACCTGAAGATTCTCCTCTGCCTGAATGCTGTCCCCTGAATCCTGGTCCTCGCACGGGCCAGCCGTTACTCGCCATCTGTAACGAGTCTACGCAATCCGTTTGCGACTCGGGACCGGAGGATGCTGTGAGGCCGTACGCGGAGCTCAAAGCGGACCGATGCGGTGAACAGAGGAGCTCGGAGGAAATAGAGGTGGCCAAACAGCTCACGTTCTGGCCGGATTCGTGCCAGGCGTCTCGCTCTGACCTGGGCTTGGTGACGAAACCCTTGAATCTCAACTGTCTGAAAAGCTGCCACCCGGACCCCAGAGCGGTGGAGTGTCCGTTCCTGCAGAACTTTGGCGCGGTGGGAGCTCACCTGTACGATGGAGAGGGGGGACCCACTTCACAGGGCAGTCCGTACGTGCCCTCCAACCAATCAGGGGAGGACTCTGATAGCTTTGACACGGAGGGGGACAGCGAGTCCTACAGCAGTGAACGAGTGTGTGAG ATGGCGCTGCCGCTCTCGGTGGATCAGATCGTGTCTCTGAGCAGGAATGACTTCCAGCAGATGCTGAAGCAGCAGTGTTTAACACGGGAGCAGCTCGATGTTGTGCATGACATCCGCAGAAGGAGCAAAAACAGGATTGCAGCCCGGCGCTGCCGCAAGCGGAAACTGGACTGCATACACAACCTGGAGTGTGAAATCGTCAAACTG AGAAGCGAGCGAGAGAAGCTGACAGCTGAAAGGATAAAGCTGAATCAGATGAAGATGAAGGCCTGGGAGAGTTACTCCGGCTTGTATGAGAGGGTCTGTACCGAAGCCTCCCTCAGACCCGATCAGCTTCAGGTGCTGGCCAAATATTCCTCTCCAGACTGCCCGCTGTCTGCCTTCCTGTGCCCCTCTCAAGACCTCTCTCAGAGTCCCCAGGCTTCGGACCCCTCCACGCACACCTGTTGCCCCAGAGCCAAACCACCGATTAATTCCTCAACGGAAAATACCGTTGCACAGTCAAGCTCGCAGAACCTGTTACCTCTCAGGGTCTCCGAAGCTCCGTCACACACCTGTCCCCCTGACGCCTCGCCGCTGGACTGTAGTTCGGTGGTGAAACTCGCCACCGAGCTGCTCATCGGCGGCCACGAAACGGACCAACTGCAAAATTAA
- the map3k7cl gene encoding MAP3K7 C-terminal-like protein — protein MITSTRRVSADKAEVQIAFSLDETSELRDAEDPLPSFPDLEQRLQPVLPCRSLKESIEVYKNHCKMANEFSQVKHEIDRLEDRKRELMAELLEDEKASTEFARLEEEYRTLTEENQNLITVHSQRAQQLETLRVISQKRQGSS, from the exons ATGATCACTTCAACCAGACGAGTCTCTGCAGACAAAGCTGAAGTACAAATCGCTTTCAGTCTCGACGAAACCTCAG AGTTGAGGGATGCAGAGGATCCCCTTCCATCATTCCCTGACCTTGAACAACGTCTGCAg CCGGTGCTGCCGTGTCGGTCTCTAAAGGAGTCCATAGAAGTGTACAAAAACCACTGCAAGATGGCCAACGAGTTCAGCCAGGTCAAGCACGAAATCGACAGGCTGGAAGACAGAAA GAGAGAGCTCATGGCAGAGCTGCTGGAGGACGAAAAGGCGTCGACGGAGTTTGCGCGACTCGAGGAGGAATACAGGACACTTACGGAAGAGAACCAAAACCTGATAACAGTCCACAGCCAACGCGCACAACAGCTAGAGACGCTCCGAGTGATCAGTCAGAAGAGGCAGGGCTCCTCGTGA
- the cct8 gene encoding T-complex protein 1 subunit theta isoform X2: protein MALHVPKAPGFAQMLKDGAKHYSGLEEAVFRNIQACKELAQTTRTAYGPNGMNKMVINHLEKLFVTNDAATILRELEVQHPAAKMIVMASHMQEQEVGDGTNFVLVFAGALLELAEELLRMGLSVSEVIEGYEMACKKALEILPDCVCSSAKNLHDLDEATAMIRSAVMSKQYGNEDFLANLISQACVSIFPESGSFNVDNVRVCKILGCGLNSSMMLHGMVFKKETEGDLTSVKDAKIAVFSCPFDCMVTETKGTVLIKNAEELMNFSKGEEDLMEAQVKSIADSGANVVVTGGKVADMALHYANKYKLMVVRLNSKWDLRRLCKTVGATALPRLTPPTPEEMGHCDSVYLSEVGDTQVVVFKHDKEDGAISTLVIRGSTDNLMDDIERAIDDGVNTFKVLVRDARLCPGAGATEIELAKHITSYGESCPGLEQYAIKKYAEAFEALPRALAENSGVKGNELISKLYAAHHEGSKNSGFDIEGEGPAVRDMMEAGVLDPYLVKHWGIKLATNAAITVLRVDQIIMAKPAGGPKAPQGKKDWDEDE, encoded by the exons ATGGCTCTTCACGTCCCCAAAGCCCCGGGCTTTGCTCAGATGTTAAAGGATGGTGCGAAG CACTATTCAGGTCTTGAGGAGGCTGTTTTCAGGAACATCCAGGCATGCAAAGAACTGGCACAGACCACAAGAACTGCATACGGACCCAATG GTATGAACAAAATGGTCATTAACCACTTGGAGAAACTCTTCGTCACAAATGATGCAGCCACCATTCTCAGAGAGCTGGAG GTTCAGCACCCAGCTGCCAAAATGATCGTGATGGCATCCCACATGCAAGAGCAGGAAGTAGGCGATGGCACAAACTTTGTGCTGGTGTTTGCTGGAGCTCTTCTGGAGCTTGCGGAGGAGCTGCTGAGGATGGGCCTGTCGGTCTCAGAG GTGATTGAGGGTTACGAGATGGCATGTAAGAAAGCTCTGGAGATTCTGCCCGACTGCGTCTGTTCATCTGCGAAAAACCTGCACGATCTGGATGAGGCCACAGCCATGATCCGCTCAGCTGTCATGAGCAAACAGTACGGCAATGAGGACTTCTTGGCCAACCTTATCTCACAGGCCTGCG TCTCTATCTTCCCCGAGTCTGGCAGTTTCAATGTCGATAATGTCAGAGTGTGCAAAATTTTG GGCTGTGGACTGAACTCTTCTATGATGCTTCACGGGATGGTGtttaagaaagagacagaaggagACCTCACATCAGTGAAAGATGCAAAAATAGCAGTGTTCTCCTGTCCATTTGACTGCATGGTTACTGAAACAAAG GGAACGGTACTTATAAAGAATGCAGAGGAGCTCATGAATTTCAGTAAAGGAGAAGAGGACCTGATGGAGGCCCAGGTGAAGTCTATTGCTGATTCGGGGGCCAATGTGGTTGTGACTGGGGGCAAAGTTGCTGACATGGCCCTTCATTATGCCAACAAGTACAAGCTCATGGTGGtcag GCTGAATTCAAAATGGGATCTCAGAAGACTATGCAAAACGGTGGGAGCCACAGCACTGCCCAGACTG aCTCCCCCGACCCCGGAAGAGATGGGACACTGTGACAGTGTGTACCTCTCTGAAGTAGGAGATACCCAGGTTGTGGTCTTCAAACATG ATAAAGAGGATGGCGCCATTTCCACTTTAGTAATTCGTGGGTCCACAGACAACCTGATGGATGACATTGAGCGCGCCATCGATGATGGAGTCAACACCTTTAAAGTCCTTGTCAGG GACGCACGACTTTGTCCGGGTGCCGGTGCCACTGAAATTGAGCTGGCAAAACACATCACCTCCTATGGAGAA TCTTGCCCAGGCCTGGAGCAGTACGCCATCAAGAAGTACGCAGAGGCGTTTGAAGCGCTGCCCCGCGCTCTGGCAGAAAACTCTGGCGTCAAGGGCAATGAGCTGATCTCCAAACTGTACGCCGCGCACCACGAGGGCAGCAAGAACTCCGGTTTTGATATTGAG GGAGAGGGTCCTGCAGTGAGGGACATGATGGAGGCTGGCGTACTCGATCCGTACCTGGTCAAGCACTGGGGAATCAAACTGGCCACAAACGCAGCCATCACCGTTCTCCGCGTGGATCAG ATCATAATGGCCAAGCCGGCCGGTGGACCCAAAGCTCCGCAAGGAAAGAAGGATTGGGATGAGGATGAATGA
- the tmem135 gene encoding transmembrane protein 135 has product MAALSKSIPHSCYEIGHTWSSSCIASTLQVTAGALEVSFKIYAPLYLIAAILRRRKKDYYKKRLLPEILQSTSFLTANGGLYIAFFCILRKLLGRFYSWSAGFGAALPASYIAILIERKSRRGLLTIYMANLATETIFRMAVTRGLVKPMKHGEVLLFCLTASLYMFFFRCKDGLNGFAFSALKFIVGKEEIPTHSCLAEHAYGQGSERDERPEHTPASRGSCIRAFTRKLLDSICKHGPRHRCCKHYQDNCISYCVKGFIRMFSVGYLIQCCLKVPSAFRQAFTKPSRLLWLLYNKENFQLGAFLGSFVSIYKGTSCLLRWMRNLDDELHALIAGFLAGTSMFFYKSTTISMYLFSKLVETLYFKGIEAGKFPYFPEADTVIYAISTAICFQAAVMEVQNLRPSYWKFLLRLTKGRFALMNRKVLDVFGTEASKHFADFTPTLDPRYVLCPVDMDVRLG; this is encoded by the exons ATGGCTGCTCTCAGCAAGTCCATACCGCATAGCTGCTACGAGATAGGACACACCTGGAGTTCCTCGTGTATAGCCTCCACTCTGCAGGTGACAGCCGGAGCTCTGGAGGTCTCCTTCAAGATATATGCTCCCCTGTATCTG ATTGCAGCAATTTTAAGGAGGAGGAAAAAGGATTATTACAAGAAAAGGCTGCTTCCCGAGATCCTGCAGTCTACTTCTTTCCTGACCGCAAATGGAGGCCTCTACATTGCGTTTTTCTGCATTCTCCG GAAGCTTTTGGGACGTTTCTACTCCTGGTCGGCCGGCTTTGGGGCGGCACTGCCGGCCTCATACATCGCCATACTAATAGAGCGGAAAAGCAG GAGAGGACTCCTAACAATTTACATGGCAAACCTG GCAACAGAGACGATTTTCCGGATGGCTGTCACAAGGGGTCTGGTTAAGCCTATGAAACACGGAGAG GTTCTTCTCTTCTGCTTGACTGCATCCCTCTACATGTTTTTCTTCAG ATGCAAAGACGGGCTGAATGGCTTCGCATTCTCTGCCTTAAA ATTTATAGTTGGCAAGGAGGAGATCCCGACACACTCTTGTCTGGCTGAGCATGCGTACGGACAGGGTTCGGAGAGAGACGAGAGACCGGAGCACACTCCTGCCTCCCGGGGGAGCTGCATCAGAGCATTTACACGCAAACTCCTAGACTCCAT ATGCAAACATGGACCCAGGCATAGATGTTGCAAACACTATCAAGACAACTGCATCTCCTACTGTGTTAAA GGTTTCATCCGAATGTTCAGCGTGGGTTACCTCATTCAGTGCTGTTTGAAGGTTCCATCAGCATTCAGACAGGCCTTTACAAAACCCTCTCGACTGCTCTGGCTGCTCTACAACAAAGAGAACTTCCAGCTAGGAGCTTTCTTGGGATCTTTTGTCAGTATATACAAG GGCACAAGCTGTTTATTGAGATGGATGCGTAACCTGGACGACGAGCTCCATGCTCTCATAGCAG GTTTTCTTGCTGGCACCTCGATGTTCTTTTACAAGAGCACCACCATCTCAATGTACCTCTTCTCCAAACTAGTGGAG ACACTGTATTTCAAAGGGATCGAGGCAGGCAAGTTTCCGTACTTCCCCGAGGCCGACACCGTAATCTATGCCATCTCCACTGCCATCTGTTTTCAAGCG GCGGTTATGGAAGTGCAGAATCTGAGACCATCGTACTGGAAGTTTCTACTGCGGCTGACGAAGGGCAG GTTTGCTCTGATGAACAGAAAAGTGCTCGACGTTTTTGGGACCGAGGCTTCTAAGCACTTCGCCGACTTCACGCCTACACTTGACCCCAGATACGTGCTGTGTCCCGTCGACATGGACGTACGGCTGGGCTGA
- the cct8 gene encoding T-complex protein 1 subunit theta isoform X1 encodes MALHVPKAPGFAQMLKDGAKHYSGLEEAVFRNIQACKELAQTTRTAYGPNGMNKMVINHLEKLFVTNDAATILRELEVQHPAAKMIVMASHMQEQEVGDGTNFVLVFAGALLELAEELLRMGLSVSEVIEGYEMACKKALEILPDCVCSSAKNLHDLDEATAMIRSAVMSKQYGNEDFLANLISQACVSIFPESGSFNVDNVRVCKILGCGLNSSMMLHGMVFKKETEGDLTSVKDAKIAVFSCPFDCMVTETKGTVLIKNAEELMNFSKGEEDLMEAQVKSIADSGANVVVTGGKVADMALHYANKYKLMVVRLNSKWDLRRLCKTVGATALPRLTPPTPEEMGHCDSVYLSEVGDTQVVVFKHDKEDGAISTLVIRGSTDNLMDDIERAIDDGVNTFKVLVRDARLCPGAGATEIELAKHITSYGESCPGLEQYAIKKYAEAFEALPRALAENSGVKGNELISKLYAAHHEGSKNSGFDIEGEGPAVRDMMEAGVLDPYLVKHWGIKLATNAAITVLRVDQIIMAKPAGGPKAPKQQGHWDKDGWDEEPDKFDTHH; translated from the exons ATGGCTCTTCACGTCCCCAAAGCCCCGGGCTTTGCTCAGATGTTAAAGGATGGTGCGAAG CACTATTCAGGTCTTGAGGAGGCTGTTTTCAGGAACATCCAGGCATGCAAAGAACTGGCACAGACCACAAGAACTGCATACGGACCCAATG GTATGAACAAAATGGTCATTAACCACTTGGAGAAACTCTTCGTCACAAATGATGCAGCCACCATTCTCAGAGAGCTGGAG GTTCAGCACCCAGCTGCCAAAATGATCGTGATGGCATCCCACATGCAAGAGCAGGAAGTAGGCGATGGCACAAACTTTGTGCTGGTGTTTGCTGGAGCTCTTCTGGAGCTTGCGGAGGAGCTGCTGAGGATGGGCCTGTCGGTCTCAGAG GTGATTGAGGGTTACGAGATGGCATGTAAGAAAGCTCTGGAGATTCTGCCCGACTGCGTCTGTTCATCTGCGAAAAACCTGCACGATCTGGATGAGGCCACAGCCATGATCCGCTCAGCTGTCATGAGCAAACAGTACGGCAATGAGGACTTCTTGGCCAACCTTATCTCACAGGCCTGCG TCTCTATCTTCCCCGAGTCTGGCAGTTTCAATGTCGATAATGTCAGAGTGTGCAAAATTTTG GGCTGTGGACTGAACTCTTCTATGATGCTTCACGGGATGGTGtttaagaaagagacagaaggagACCTCACATCAGTGAAAGATGCAAAAATAGCAGTGTTCTCCTGTCCATTTGACTGCATGGTTACTGAAACAAAG GGAACGGTACTTATAAAGAATGCAGAGGAGCTCATGAATTTCAGTAAAGGAGAAGAGGACCTGATGGAGGCCCAGGTGAAGTCTATTGCTGATTCGGGGGCCAATGTGGTTGTGACTGGGGGCAAAGTTGCTGACATGGCCCTTCATTATGCCAACAAGTACAAGCTCATGGTGGtcag GCTGAATTCAAAATGGGATCTCAGAAGACTATGCAAAACGGTGGGAGCCACAGCACTGCCCAGACTG aCTCCCCCGACCCCGGAAGAGATGGGACACTGTGACAGTGTGTACCTCTCTGAAGTAGGAGATACCCAGGTTGTGGTCTTCAAACATG ATAAAGAGGATGGCGCCATTTCCACTTTAGTAATTCGTGGGTCCACAGACAACCTGATGGATGACATTGAGCGCGCCATCGATGATGGAGTCAACACCTTTAAAGTCCTTGTCAGG GACGCACGACTTTGTCCGGGTGCCGGTGCCACTGAAATTGAGCTGGCAAAACACATCACCTCCTATGGAGAA TCTTGCCCAGGCCTGGAGCAGTACGCCATCAAGAAGTACGCAGAGGCGTTTGAAGCGCTGCCCCGCGCTCTGGCAGAAAACTCTGGCGTCAAGGGCAATGAGCTGATCTCCAAACTGTACGCCGCGCACCACGAGGGCAGCAAGAACTCCGGTTTTGATATTGAG GGAGAGGGTCCTGCAGTGAGGGACATGATGGAGGCTGGCGTACTCGATCCGTACCTGGTCAAGCACTGGGGAATCAAACTGGCCACAAACGCAGCCATCACCGTTCTCCGCGTGGATCAG ATCATTATGGCAAAACCAGCAGGGGGACCCAAAGCTCCCAAACAGCAAGGACACTGGGACAAAGATGGTTGGGATGAGGAGCCAGACAAATTTGATACACATCATTGA